A stretch of the Gracilinanus agilis isolate LMUSP501 chromosome 4, AgileGrace, whole genome shotgun sequence genome encodes the following:
- the NOL11 gene encoding nucleolar protein 11, whose protein sequence is MAVLEEGFTLGGLVLGAGLDGLLGVEQGQKGDLFLVTDRGRTVILYKVSDQKPLGCWSVKQGQTITCPAVCNFQTGEYVVVHDDKVLRVWKNEDVNLDKVFKATLSADVYRIHSIQNTEPLVLFKEGAVRSLDVLLAEPQQKIEAVISDEEVIKWTKLFLDSTQPVLIFVTEKHGNYFVYVQMFNPHNLCKYTLLPGEEEPVTLSFAASVNERLVTLLCLSCNGCIYETLIPLNKDKPEEKKVLVTSLLLKTSVSGNVLKGDSFAILDKDHVAVMGTSLKAPKENISIWNIKFQTLQTSKELPQGTSGQLWCYGEKLFILHGKFLTVIPFKCEISSLAAALGKLKSIQAPGTQTMSHFVNWGTFQGDGLESQDSNNLVSLKGHSKRSLRTRKNETRSQLEDSTNKEFLSGIKDASEKHLEQQLSKFLADKRTPDFQITIGHIVSELVGRCKTEPPFYPQSSLVQLIQTQVLSYSLCPDLMAVALEKRDVHLLQFCLQQFPDIPESITCACLKVFLSIGDDSLEGTNVNMESVIGYIDFPQNEKMEKKEVVQNGFSPVLSEEDNIEDKLNKSDGMMNTTLTCPVTPQKAALLNAILHSAYSETFLLPNLKDLTVQHVILFLQYLHFLYEKCSENASMTLPGPCPPTLNQIMDWICLLLDAHFTVVVMIPEAKGILASLYKFVKAQVWVYSELNKIEGSLQQLQKLHQQRNMGLYSIEVLELI, encoded by the exons GTTTCAGATCAGAAACCGTTGGGTTGCTGGTCAGTGAAGCAAGGTCAAACTATAACATGTCCAGCTGTGTGCAACTTCCAGACTGGGGAGTATGTTGTTGTCCATGATGATAAG GTTTTAAGAGTATGGAAAAACGAAGATGTGAATTTGGACAAAGTATTCAAAGCAACA CTGTCTGCTGATGTATATAGAATACATTCAATACAAAATACTGAACCACTTGTATTGTTCAAAGAAGGTGCTGTTCGAAGTCTAGATGTTTTGCTTGCAGAACCCCAACAAAAAATTGAAGCTgttatttcagatgaagaagttatTAA GTGGACAAAACTTTTCTTGGACTCTACTCAGCCTGTTTTAATATTTGTTACAGAAAAA catggaaattatTTTGTGTATGTGCAAATGTTTAATCCACATAACTTATGCAAATATACCCTTTTACCTGGAGAAGAAGAACCAGTTACATTGAGTTTTGCTGCATCTGTGAATGAAAGATTAGTCACTTTGCTGTGTTTAA GCTGTAATGGGTGTATATATGAAACTTTGATACCACTAAATAAGGATAAACCTGAAGAGAAGAAAGTACTAGTCACATCCCTCTTACTCAAGACTTCTGTATCTGGCAATGTTTTGAAGGGTGATTCATTTGCCATTCTTGATAAGGATCATGTAGCAGTCATGGGAACTTCACTGAAGGCTCCTAAAG aaAACATCTCTATTTGGAATATTAAGTTTCAGACATTACAAACTTCAAAGGAATTACCACAGGGGACCAGTGGTCAA CTCTGGTGTTATGGGGAGAAACTATTTATACTACATGGAAAGTTTTTGACTGTGATCCCATTTAAGTGTGAAATATCATCATTAGCAGCTGCTCTGGGAAAACTCAAGAGTATCCAAGCTCCGG GTACCCAAACTATGTCCCACTTTGTAAACTGGGGAACATTTCAAGGAGATGGACTTGAATCACAAGATTCAAATAATTTAGTATCCCTTAAAGGACATTCAAAGAGAAGT TTAAGGACAAGAAAAAATGAGACAAGGTCTCAGCTGGAGGATTCAACAAACAAAGAGTTTCTATCAGGCATAAAG GATGCTTCTGAAAAACACCTTGAACAACAGTTGAGTAAGTTTTTGGCTGATAAACGGACACCTGACTTTCAAATTACTATTGGGCACATAGTTTCAGAACTGGTGGGAAGGTGTAAGACAGAACCACCTTTTTATCCTCAGAGTAGTCTCGTACAACTCATCCAAACTCAAGTACTTTCTTACAG tttgtgcCCTGACTTGATGGCAGTTGCCTTAGAAAAGAGAGATGTACATTTGTTACAGTTCTGTCTACAGCAGTTCCCTGACATTCCTGAATCAATTACCTGTGCTTGCTTAAAGGTTTTCTTAAG CATTGGCGATGACAGCCTTGAAGGGACAAATGTGAATATGGAATCAGTTATTGGTTACATTGACTTTCcccaaaatgagaaaatggagaaaaaagaagttgTTCAAAATGGTTTTAGTCCAGTACTTTCAGAAGAGGATAACATTGAGGACAAGTTAAATAAATCAGATGGCATGATGAATACTACTCTGACATGTCCTGTAACTCCCCAAAAGGCAGCTTTACT AAATGCAATTCTCCACTCAGCATATAGTGAAACATTTCTTTTGCCCAATTTGAAAGACCTCACAGTCCAACATGTCATT CTATTTCTCCAGTATTTGCATTTCCTTTATGAGAAATGTAGTGAAAATGCTAGTATGACTCTTCCAGGACCCTGTCCTCCAACCCTGAACCAG ATTATGGATTGGATCTGTCTACTGCTAGATGCTCATTTTACGGTGGTTGTGATGATTCCAGAAGCAAAAGGAATATTGGCAAGTCTTTATAAGTTTGTGAAAGCCCAG gtATGGGTTTATTCTGAGCTCAATAAAATTGAAGGAAGTTTACAGCAGCTACAAAAATTGCACCAGCAAAGAAATATGGGATTGTATTCAATTGAAGTGCTTGAACTCATCTGA